In one window of Brassica rapa cultivar Chiifu-401-42 chromosome A07, CAAS_Brap_v3.01, whole genome shotgun sequence DNA:
- the LOC103830328 gene encoding UV-stimulated scaffold protein A homolog, giving the protein MEGRDDGGGKVIGLIEKATKSSAQEVDPRLLKAIKLTLRYSDSEVRLGAKTLIELMKHNHSQVRLLTLLIIDELFMRSKLFRSLIVEKFDQLLSLSVGFRSSLPLPAPPAVATTLRTKAIEFLEKWNLSFGLHYKEIRLGFDYLKNTLKLKFPDLQATAARRQRERLEREERTKEILRSKFESLRDGFGVLKGEIEETIKEIKEGLEIVQWRGDDGVPLAILDEEDYEEIRCSHLRQIRLDSLKQSDKVEETSENRVVFDVLREQGKLLMRKHLVSVQEGISLLIRVDVSDNRTRDSMLKELIDIRNSILATEKKCEQAGFIISRMIDTGEKEEDEEDIWEEDDGKVGTDPVKKVALLPRVQNGEGSSFRSPSEANRSTLESSSNKASSTKTVRRSGDPLRDKLISEAPVMNWGAQLSNWDSTTEVRANHRGLEVESHWGRVDQDAVIPADKIAELNLQATVYREERTEIPPCHAPLKKGGLCQRRDLRACPFHGPIVPRDDEGNPIINESSLEESQNQTSSSTTGISQEDDAPMDETVSDSDPNQLARQIAKQALKNIREKDREELKKIAKRAKHAKVKEHNFSVLRDAALASTSKSAVIDEEFDRVFAERKNKKQTFSLARRKKTTAKDRISERLSSNRAKGTKPKQLPQGNDDEKYRETSANQW; this is encoded by the exons ATGGAAGGGAGAGATGACGGCGGAGGAAAAGTTATCGGGTTGATAGAGAAAGCTACGAAATCGTCTGCGCAAGAGGTTGACCCGAGGCTCCTCAAGGCGATCAAGTTAACTCTTCGCTATTCCGATTCGGAGGTCCGACTCGGTGCCAAAACCCTAATAGAGCTCATGAAACATAACCACTCTCAG GTTCGATTGTTGACGCTTCTCATCATCGACGAGCTTTTCATGAGATCAAAGCTCTTTAGATCTCTAATAGTTGAGAAGTTTGATCAGCTCTTGAGTTTAAGCGTTGGGTTTAGAAGCAGCCTGCCTCTTCCTGCGCCGCCAGCTGTTGCCACCACTTTGCGTACAAAGGCTATCGAGTTCTTGGAGAAGTGGAATCTATCATTTGGGTTACACTACAAGGAGATTAGGCTTGGTTTTGATTACCTTAAGAACACCCTCAAGCTCAAGTTCCCTGATCTGCAGGCAACCGCTGCGCGGAGACAAAGAGAGAGGCtggagagagaggagaggaCGAAGGAGATTTTGAGAAGCAAGTTTGAGTCTTTGAGAGATGGGTTTGGGGTCTTGAAGGGTGAGATTGAGGAGACGATAAAGGAGATCAAGGAGGGTCTGGAGATTGTTCAGTGGAGAGGGGATGATGGTGTTCCACTTGCGATTTTAGATGAGGAGGATTACGAGGAGATACGTTGTTCTCATCTGAGGCAGATTCGTTTGGATTCGTTGAAGCAGTCTGATAAGGTTGAGGAAACTAGTGAAAACAGAGTGGTGTTCGATGTGTTGAGGGAACAGGGGAAGCTTCTGATGAGAAAGCATTTGGTTTCGGTTCAAGAAGGGATCTCTCTTCTCATCAGGGTTGATGTAAGTGATAACAGGACCAGAGATTCCATGTTGAAAGAGTTGATTGATATTAGGAATAGCATATTAGCAACTGAGAAGAAATGTGAGCAAGCTGGTTTTATAATCTCGAGAATGATTGACACtggggagaaagaagaagatgaagaagatatcTGGGAGGAAGATGATGGCAAGGTTGGAACTGATCCAGTCAAAAAGGTGGCTCTATTGCCGAGAGTTCAGAACGGTGAGGGTTCATCCTTCAGATCACCAAGTGAAGCAAATAGGTCTACATTAGAATCTAGCTCCAACAAGGCGTCAAGTACTAAAACGGTTAGAAGAAGTGGTGACCCTCTTAGGGATAAGCTAATTTCTGAAGCGCCGGTGATGAACTGGGGAGCACAGCTGAGTAATTGGGATTCAACAACGGAAGTTCGAGCTAACCACCGAGGCTTAGAGGTAGAGAGCCACTGGGGCAGGGTGGATCAAGACGCTGTAATTCCAGCAGATAAAATAGCAGAACTGAATCTTCAGGCAACTGTCTATAGAGAAGAGAGGACAGAGATACCTCCATGCCATGCTCCTCTGAAGAAAGGTGGTCTTTGCCAGAGAAGAGACCTACGAGCCTGCCCGTTTCATGGACCCATTGTACCTCGGGATGATGAAGGAAACCCCATAATCAACGAATCTTCGTTAGAGGAGAGTCAAAACCAAACCTCCTCCTCAACTACAGGGATCAGCCAGGAGGATGACGCGCCTATGGATGAAACAGTTTCAGATTCTGATCCTAATCAGTTAGCTAGGCAAATAGCGAAACAAGCTCTGAAGAATATCAGGGAGAAAGACAGAGAAGAGTTGAAGAAAATAGCAAAGCGAGCAAAGCATGCTAAGGTTAAGGAACATAACTTTTCAGTTCTGCGTGATGCTGCTCTAGCCTCAACTTCTAAATCAGCTGTCATCGACGAAGAGTTTGATAGAGTTTTTGCTGAAAGGAAAAACAAGAAGCAAACCTTTTCCTTGGCACGGCGTAAGAAAACAACCGCTAAAGATAGAATATCCGAGAGACTGTCAAGTAACCGGGCAAAAGGTACTAAACCGAAGCAGTTGCCTCAGGGCAATGATGATGAGAAGTACCGGGAAACATCGGCTAACCAGTGGTAA
- the LOC103830329 gene encoding glucan endo-1,3-beta-glucosidase 12: MMIPSFWILAIFSISMASSSTIPSLRGPGIGTNYGRYSSNLGVPEIGINYGRYGSNLPPPEALPSLVTSLSIKHVKTFDMDPRITTSFANTGISLSLCIPNDKIPLLSTNLSEADSIIRAFILPYHKTTIITSISVGNEVSLLPPFTPHLVSAVVNVHRAIKRYRLHKKIKVTTTHSLAILSRRFPPSTARFHNSIGESVLKPLVRFLQRTKSPLMVNVYPYLAYKQSFPSIPLDFALFQPVNGSKRRMYRDPYSGVAYTNLFDIMMDSVDSAVKALGLPKIPVVVSEIGWPSSGDPGEVAASLENARVFNQRLVEHLRRGEKKVTVYIFALFDEDQKSGATVEKHWGLLYGNGTKKYDLNISPPV, encoded by the exons ATGATGATTCCATCTTTCTGGATTCTCGCGATCTTTTCCATCTCAATGGCTTCATCCTCCACGATTCCATCTCTACGAG GTCCAGGAATCGGAACCAACTACGGACGATACAGCTCAAATCTCGGAG TTCCAGAGATCGGAATCAACTACGGCCGTTACGGCTCAAACCTCCCACCACCAGAAGCCTTACCATCACTCGTAACCTCTCTCTCCATCAAACACGTCAAAACCTTCGACATGGACCCAAGAATCACCACCTCCTTCGCCAACACAGGCATCTCCCTCTCCCTCTGCATCCCCAACGACAAGATCCCTCTCCTCTCCACCAACCTGTCCGAAGCCGACTCCATCATCAGAGCCTTCATCTTACCTTACCACAAAACCACCATCATCACCTCAATCTCCGTCGGCAACGAAGTCTCCCTCCTCCCTCCGTTCACCCCACACTTAGTCTCCGCTGTAGTCAACGTTCACCGAGCGATCAAGCGCTACAGATTGCACAAGAAGATCAAAGTGACAACCACTCACTCCTTAGCGATCCTCTCGCGGCGTTTCCCTCCCTCGACGGCGAGGTTCCATAACTCGATCGGCGAATCGGTGTTGAAGCCGCTCGTTAGGTTTCTCCAGAGGACCAAGTCTCCTCTCATGGTGAACGTCTACCCTTACTTGGCGTACAAGCAATCGTTCCCTTCGATTCCGTTGGATTTCGCTCTGTTTCAGCCGGTGAACGGATCTAAGCGGCGGATGTATAGAGATCCGTATAGTGGAGTCGCGTACACTAACTTGTTCGATATAATGATGGACTCGGTGGACTCTGCTGTGAAGGCTCTGGGGTTACCGAAGATTCCGGTGGTTGTGTCGGAGATTGGGTGGCCGTCGAGTGGTGATCCAGGCGAAGTGGCGGCGAGTTTGGAGAACGCGAGGGTTTTTAATCAGCGGTTGGTTGAGCATTTGAGGAGAGGGGAGAAGAAGGTTACTGTGTATATCTTTGCTCTGTTTGATGAAGATCAGAAGAGTGGTGCCACCGTGGAGAAACATTGGGGGTTGCTGTATGGTAACGGAACGAAGAAGTATGATCTGAATATCTCGCCGCCGGTTTGA